The following proteins are co-located in the Cryptococcus neoformans var. grubii H99 chromosome 1, complete sequence genome:
- a CDS encoding cyclin C, giving the protein MSSNFYTSSHNRYWLLTRPSLLESRQTDLKYCTSRQLYCLFIFFSQLIQKLGKRLLLRQIPIATACVFFKRFYFKNSLCETNPYLVLAACIYVAAKVEETPVHIKSVVSEAKLVFHEHNIKMFPAETNKLGEMEFYLLEDLDFHLVVFHPYRALLHLTGRESADMGRFEKSRVQEDMEIRKKEGDAKKMREEEAKKASSKGQQPTVGQALEKEGERLEETEETRIRRLMSRGTGEGVMEVDEGVLQISWFILNDSYRTDAPLLYPPYIIALSAIYIAFCLTSMSNSSARTRASSTQRPELLQSISINEGLNLLPPPKNAAEFLAGFQVSLPMLFGCVQEIIGLYPVWEAFEPTVMRNSQAQAKGGNATAPVAAAAGTNPGQNDLAQDKKEKFGLEEAESLVRKMIEERMIDLGHPDSGGVEKAAGTGPSNVAGKKRAR; this is encoded by the exons ATGTCTTCCAACTTCTATACCTCCTCTCATAACCGCTATTGGCTCCTGACTCGGCCGTCTCTTCTGGAATCTCGTCAAACAGACCTCAAATACTGCACTTCTCGCCAGCTATAttgcctcttcatcttcttctctcagcTCATCCAAAAACTCGGTAAACGCCTGTTGCTGAGGCAAATACCGATAGCCACGGCATGTGTGTTTTTCAAGCGGTTCTACTTCAAGAACAGTTTGTGCGAGACGAATCCATATTTAGTGCTCGCCGCTTGCATTTATGTGGCAGCCAAAGTAGAGGAGACTCCGGTACATATCAAGAGTGTTGTAAGCGAGGCCAAGTTGGTTTTCCATG AACACAACATCAAAATGTTCCCTGCTGAGACCAATAAGCTTGGAGAAATGGAGTTTTATCTACTAGAGGATCTCGATTTCCACTTAGTAGTCTTCCACCCATATCGGGCGTTACTTCATCTCACCGGGAGGGAGTCTGCAGACATGGGAAGATTTGAGAAGTCTAGAGTTCAAGAAGATATGGAAATacggaaaaaagaaggagatgcCAAAAAGAtgcgagaagaggaggcgaagaaggccagCAGTAAGGGACAGCAACCAACAGTCGGACAGGCGcttgagaaagaaggggagcgCCTCGAAGAGACTGAGGAGACCAGGATAAGGCGTCTAATGAGTAGAGGGACAGGCGAAGGTGTGATGGAAGTGGACGAGGGTGTTCTGCAAATATCATG GTTCATCCTCAACGACTCCTATCGCACGGATGCGCCTCTGCTATATCCTCCTTATATAATCGCTCTTTCGGCAATATATATCGCCTTCTGCCTAACATCCATGTCGAATTCCTCTGCCCGCACCCGTGCGTCTTCCACTCAGCGGCCGGAACTCTTGCAATCGATTTCGATCAATGAAGGATTGAATTTGCTCCCACCGCCTAAAAATGCCGCAGAGTTTCTGGCTGGGTTTCAAGTCAGTTTACCAATGCTTTTTGGTTGCGTGCAGGAGATTATTGGACTGTATCCCGTATGGGAGGCATTCGAGCCAACGGTGATGAGGAATTCCCAAGCACAAGCCAAGGGGGGAAATGCAACAGCGCCTGTCGCAGCTGCTGCAGGTACAAACCCCGGGCAGAATGATTTAGCCCAAgacaaaaaggagaagTTCGGTTTGGAGGAGGCTGAATCACTGGTACGGAAAATGATcgaggaaaggatgatAGATTTAGGTCATCCAGACAGTGGGGGTGTTGAAAAGGCTGCAGGTACCGGCCCGTCCAATGTAGCGGGTAAGAAGCGGGCAAGATAG
- a CDS encoding anaphase-promoting complex subunit 11 has protein sequence MKVEVNSYRAVAYWIWDVSDEPHKLYHYAPPDEVGLDDDDDQDVCGICQAAFESTCPDCKIPGDDCPLIWGECTHVFHMHCLLKWIGQKEDESQQQCPMDRRPWVTADRKPDKQSAASPGQVAQYGRPEHDHAGQLDEMLMGEMRGTSRGAHAQVESSMEVDEQ, from the exons atgaaggtggaggtcaATTCCTATCGCGCGGTAGCCTATTGGATTTGGGATGTCTCGGACGAACCTCACAAGCTTTACCACTACGCCCCGCCGGACGAAGTTGGCCTtgacgatgacgacgatCAGGATGTCTGTGGTATATGCCAAGCGGCCTTCGAGAGCACTTGCCCCGATTGCAAGATACCCGGCGATGACTGTCCCTTGA TTTGGGGGGAATGCACCCACGTCTTTCACATGCACTGCCTGCTGAAGTGGATTGgtcagaaggaggatgaatcACAACAACAATGTCCCATGGACAGAAGACCTTGGG TGACGGCCGATAGAAAGCCTGATAAACAATCAGCGGCGAGTCCTGGCCAAGTAGCCCAATATGGCCGCCCAGAGCACGATCATGCAGGTCAGCTGGATGAAATGTTGATGGGGGAGATGAGAGGTACTTCTAGAGGAGCGCACGCTCAGGTAGAAAGCAGCATGGAGGTTGACGAGCAGTAG
- a CDS encoding Atypical/ABC1/ABC1-C protein kinase, whose protein sequence is MIPIRHKSCSLASLAGRTLPRATCRAPQQYRFSSSPATPPADQEEHQIKPLTGSAKLFADAGAEEKITSNASNRDHLRMTQGPVWTGDESTTDAVLRMLVDAHKPLRDKGGVKHNAADEKIKGWMKGLQLEPRLSPGPSSPPEEAQEIALESVEKENPHRTKIPPHLHRPWHATYTGESRTAEAPKVKYGAFINKRTDGDSLTNLLELQLPPNADGKTRAKVKAARKSSMLVGRMDKAREGALDYKLGLGVDDTYMVETGEEGEEGQTFKGNRQIKGSSVLGAQRGSASGMKAWAGLVEDRILRAREAGFFKNASGKGKPIVADPETRNPHIERGELFMNRIIKRQGALPPWIELQNLLDSNLRSFRATLLTTYKTQLVRNVISTNALHPLPPLHTIPDRDEAWEAREFKFHQENVKQINDLVRRMNTQAPSPARRHLITLEGELNKIRGNVLKNEVWEEIKRRAEESINMPYQQERPGLAPFIFDGENWTKLKNATKRSFGTVAVSDTAPLANASLHGLEGSSKGYSGGPGGDHSSGPSSYSGRDPRPLRLMVMAGVSVGVIIYLRRRPVKNDSAHLDSFRHHLQPTPPPQSDIVASSPSEPPLTFIRIIEIYILEPIGTFFRFLHLACLFVPVILSSPMLLVGKPGKRHRSRSGRPINEEEQTWGAIWWYGFLVKQMERAGPSFIKLGQWAASRADLFPAELCEKMSKLHSNGRPHSLGYTKKVMEAAFNMGFDDIFEEFGEEPIGCGAIAQVYKAKLQSKILTDTKLDGLPRSTESDTATVAIKVIHPRVRKTIRRDIAIMSIFANFINAFPGMQWFSLPEEVQVFGEMMNSQLDLRVEASNLDKFLHNFEKRGRRVTFPTPIKVGDGKKELEEEMKDVLLEEFEDALPLKYFLQNGGGPYDHKIANIGLDAFLEMLLIDNWTHGDLHPGNIMVRFYKPTTTDYLSPLLHAFGKNPTPSADAPVASHDDLVHTLTAVSKDREKWLNKLDELHQEGYEPQLIFIDAGLVTSLDSKNRRNFLDLFQAVAEFDGYKAGKLMIERCRTPDFAIDEETFALKMQHIVLSVKSKTFSLAKIKISDILTDVLKAVRQHHVKMEGDFVNTVISILLLEGIGRQLDPDMDLFKSALPILRQLGKQMGTREAIQATPTGNILAMIKLWVWVEARQVAGEVSTLDEWMKYDRLTPSI, encoded by the exons ATGATTCCCATTCGCCACAAGTCATGCTCGCTGGCGTCTTTGGCCGGGCGTACTCTGCCCAGAGCCACTTGCCGAGCTCCACAGCAATATCGATTCTCCAGCTCCCCGGCGACCCCGCCAGCCGATCAAGAAGAGCATCAAATTAAACCTCTCACAGGCAGCGCCAAGCTGTTTGCAGATGCTGGAGCCGAAGAAAAGATAACATCGAATGCTTCCAATCGTGATCACTTGCGAATGACTCAAGGACCCGTTTGGACTGGAGATGAGTCTACTACGGATGCTGTGCTGCGAATGCTGGTGGACGCTCATAAGCCATTGAGGGACAAAGGGGGGGTTAAACACAATGCAGCTGACGAGAAAATAAAGGGGTGGATGAAGGGGCTCCAACTGGAGCCTAGATTAAGTCCTgggccttcttcgccaccTGAAGAGGCTCAAGAGATCGCATTAGAGAGTGTAGAAAAGGAGAACCCGCATAGAACGAAAATACCCCCTCATTTGCATCGGCCTTGGCATGCTACCTACACAGGAGAGTCCCGGACTGCTGAGGCGCCAAAGGTCAAATATGGGGCATTCATTAATAAACGGACGGATGGAGACTCCCTTACCAACTTACTTGAACTTCAACTACCTCCGAATGCGGATGGCAAAACCCGTGCAAAGGTGAAGGCTGCTCGTAAGTCGTCAATGCTTGTGGGTAGAATGGACAAAGCACGTGAAGGAGCATTGGATTATAAATTAGGTCTGGGAGTGGATGACACATATATGGTAGAGaccggagaagaaggggaagaaggacagaCGTTCAAGGGGAATCGACAAATAAAGGGTAGCAGTGTTTTGGGAGCTCAACGAGGAAGTGCCAGTGGTATGAAGGCTTGGGCAGGTCTGGTAGAAGATCGGATATTG AGAGCAAGAG AGGCCGGATTTTTCAAAAATGCCAGCGGAAAAGGCAAACCAATTGTTGCCGATCCCGAGACAAGAAATCCTCACATTG AGCGAGGAGAGCTTTTTATGAACCGCATCATTAAGCGACAGGGCGCTCTTCCACCATGGATTGAACTGCAGAACCTTCTTGACTCCAACCTCCGCTCGTTTCGCGCCACCCTTTTGACTACCTACAAGACCCAACTTGTCCGCAACGTCATCTCTACGAACGCCCTTCATCCTTTGCCTCCTCTGCATACGATTCCTGATCGGGATGAAGCCTGGGAAGCCAGAGAGTTCAAATTTCATCAAGAAAATGTTAAACAGATCAATGATCTCGTCCGTCGGATGAATACCCAAGCTCCTTCACCTGCGCGAAGGCATCTCATCACTCTCGAGGGAGAACTGAACAAGATTAGGGGGAACGTGTTGAAGAACGAGGTTTGGGAGGAGATTAAAAGACGAGCGGAAGAAAGTATCAACATGCCGTACCAACAGGAAAGACCTGGACTAGCGCCATTTATTTTTGACGGGGAAAATTGGACGAAGTTAAAGAATGCCACGAAGCGCTCATTTGGGACGGTGGCTGTGTCTGATACTGCGCCATTGGCTAATGCCAGTCTGCATGGTCTCGAGGGATCTTCAAAAGGATACTCTGGGGGTCCCGGGGGGGATCATTCGTCAGGGCCGAGCAGTTATAGCGGAAGAGATCCTCGCCCGCTCAGACTAATGGTCATGGCCGGTGTAAGTGTCGGTGTCATAATTTACCTCCGCCGTCGACCTGTTAAAAATGATTCGGCCCATCTTGATTCTTTTCGCCACCATCTACAGCCCACTCCGCCTCCCCAATCTGATATCGtcgcctcttctccctcggAGCCGCCCCTTACTTTCATTCGTATCATCGAGATCTACATTCTTGAGCCCATCGGAACTTTCTTCCGGTTCCTTCATCTAGCGTGTCTTTTTGTCCCCGTGATTCTCTCGTCTCCCATGCTTCTTGTAGGTAAACCGGGAAAGCGACATCGCAGCCGTAGTGGACGGCCGATaaacgaagaagaacagaCTTGGGGCGCTATCTGGTGGTACGGCTTTCTTGTCAAGCAAATGGAACGCGCAGGGCcgtccttcatcaaacttGGTCAATGGGCGGCTTCCCGAGCCGATTTATTCCCTGCCGAGCTGTGCGAGAAAATGTCCAAATTGCATTCAAATGGAAGACCCCATTCTCTAGGGTACACCAAAAAAGTTATGGAGGCTGCGTTTAATATGGGCTTTGATGATATATTCGAAGAGTTTGGTGAGGAGCCAATTGGATGCGGTGCTATCGCCCAG GTGTACAAAGCCAAACTCCAGTCAAAAATTCTGACTGACACCAAATTAGATGGATTACCCAGATCCACTGAGTCAGACACAGCTACTGTTGCCATCAAAGTTATTCATCCCCGCGTTCGCAAAACTATTCGCCGAGATATCGCAATCATGTCCATTTTTGCCAACTTTATCAACGCTTTCCCTGGTATGCAATGGTTCTCTCTTCCTGAAGAAGTTCAAGTATttggagagatgatgaacTCCCAACTTGACTTGAGAGTTGAAGCTTCCAACTTGGACAAATTCCTACATAAttttgagaagagagggagaagggtTACGTTTCCCACACCGATCAAGGTGGGtgatggaaagaaagaattggaagaagagatgaaagatgTCTTATTGGAGGAGTTTGAGGATGCCTTGCCACTCAAGTATTTCTTGCAAAATGGGGGAGGACCATACGATCACAAGATTGCAAACATTGGGTTGGATGCTTTCCTG GAAATGCTGCTGATAGACAATTGGACACACGGTGATTTACACCCCGGAAATATTATGGTCCGGTTTTACAAACCTACGACGACCGACTACTTATCTCCTCTCTTGCATGCTTTTGGGAAGAATCCTACTCCTTCAGCAGATGCGCCAGTCGCCTCTCATGATGATCTTGTGCATACCCTCACCGCTGTCTCCAAAGACAGGGAAAAGTGGTTGAACAAGCTTGACGAGCTGCACCAAGAAGGTTATGAGCCCCAGTTGATCTTTATCGATGCTGGTTTGGTTACTTCCTTGGATAGCAAGAATCGTAGGAACTTTCTCGATCTCTTCCAAGCTGTTGCCGAGTTTGATGGATACAAGGCTGGCAAACTCATGATCGAACGATGCCGTACACCCGATTTTGCAATTGACGAAGAGACATTTGCGCTCAAGATGCAGCACATCGTCCTCAGCGTCAAGTCTAAGACGTTCTCTCTTgccaagatcaagatcagcGATATCCTTACCGATGTGCTTAAGGCCGTCCGTCAACACCACGTGAAAATGGAAGGAGACTTTGTCAACACCGTAATATCTATTTTGTTGCTGGAAGGTATTGGTCGACAGTTGGATCCGGACATGGACTTGTTCAAGTCGGCGCTGCCGATTTTGAGGCAGTTGGGAAAGCAGATGGGCACGAGAGAGGCCATTCAGGCCACTCCAACTGGTAATATCCTCGCGATGATCAAG CTGTGGGTCTGGGTAGAAGCAAGGCAGGTGGCGGGGGAAGTTTCTACCTTGGATGAATGGATGAAG TACGACCGCCTCACGCCATCAATCTAG
- a CDS encoding palmitoyltransferase AKR1 has protein sequence MDQEMTTVASPDIMAVATSPDSNRAVLEQSSVLPGSGRADEGSSIGGGELERDSQEVGRETIREPLMYHDLSIHALAQRGDTAAIATMLHENPSLNLSARDAQDVTPLHWAAINAHMGTCRLLIDSGADIDAIGGELKATPLQWAARNGHLYVVHLLISRGADPNIHDSQGFNTLHLITHSSAVMPLLYMLHQPVAIDEKDADGHTALMWAAYQGDALSVDLLIRHGASVNSTDNAGMTPLHWAAVKGNKVSIMHLVEAGANLDAKEEAGKTPRDMAEELKGLVPFQKGLEEAGWSIDGVKMEGKLGPRNTILAIFLLPTAVLWFIFSTFKWLPVYVGVPFAIAEFMGMQYTVVLVLLGHIKTQDKVSTSNYFASIITASLIWVGYCWISRFVINTPGYAFSNLGFIIMFVGCCWTFWNAIVTDPGFVPKGQQDAEIKEVLEDLVDAGRLNGTNFCIVCMARKPLRSKHCRTCNRCVARFDHHCPWIWNCVGAKNHRSFLLFVLFLIGGVILFIRLTFAYIQQNAPEYIPSPNPGLTTCDISTTLCQAGDFDPFLLCTALWSTLQLTWTFVLAISHLWQVSRQMTTFEVSNLGRYGFMGGRGGQSLRDQSGAMLKQASAVGAGIGMSGAGEDAAGPADAEAGPEGNALLPPPGGHVHGPQCRHGNHARGHSHGVMHICGALWKTLTGPLMTILGLDRFTKGKALGGMKKAGRDQNPFDMGIVKNCIDFWLPDNDVDYMTLYEIPPGGWRAYRRKLAMDKRIPGGKGRYELVSEQEV, from the exons ATGGACCAAGAGATGACTACAGTGGCATCTCCAGACATTATGGCGGTAGCGACAAGCCCAGACTCAAATCGAGCTGTACTCGAACAATCATCAGTTCTTCCAGGTTCAGGCAGGGCAGATGAAGGAAGCTCGATTGGAGGCGGAGAGCTTGAAAGAGACAGTCAGGAGGTCGGCCGGGAGACTATACGGGAGCCTTTGATGTATCACGAT CTCAGCATCCATGCACTGGCTCAGAGGGGCGATACGGCGGCCATCGCTACTATGCTGCACGAGAACCCTTCGCTAAATCTTTCTGCCAGGGACGCTCAGGATGTGACGCCTTTACATTGGGCCGCTATCAACGCGCACATGGGAACATGTAGGCTCTTAATAGACAGTGGCGCTGATATCGACGCGATTGGTGGCGAGCTGAAGGCTACTCCTTTACAATGGGCTGCGAG AAATGGACATTTATATGTTGTGCATCTCTTAATATCAAGGGGCGCTGACCCAAATATACATGACTCCCAAGGCTTCAATACGTTGCACCTCATCACGCATTCCAGTGCCGTCATGCCGCTGCTATACATG CTACATCAACCGGTAGCCATCGATGAGAAGGATGCAGATGGTCATACTGCTCTCATGTGGGCAGCTTATCAAGGCGATGCTCTTTCAGTCGATCTCCTCATTAGACACGGTGCCTCAGTGAACTCAACCGACAATGCAGGCATGACTCCCCTTCATTGGGCAGCGGTGAAAGGCAACAAGGTCTCCATCATGCACCTTGTAGAAGCTGGCGCCAATCTGGatgccaaagaagaagcagggAAGACTCCGAGAGATATGGCAGAGGAATTGAAGGGTCTAGTGCCGTTCCAAAAGGGTCTCGAGGAGGCAGGGTGGAGCATTGATGGTGTGAAGATGGAAGGCAAATTGGGCCCT AGAAATACCATCTTGGCTATCTTTTTGTTGCCTACAGCAGTGTTATGGTTCATCTTTAGTACGTTCAAGTGGTTACCGGTATATGTGGGCGTCCCGTTTGCCATTGCTGAATTCATGGGAATGCAATAC ACCGTGGTCCTCGTTTTATTGGGCCATATCAAGACCCAAGACAAAGTTTCCACGTCCAACTACTTTGCATCTATCATCACCGCCAGTCTCATCTGGGTAGGCTACTGTTGGATTTCTAGGTTCGTCATCAACACTCCGGGATACGCTTTCAGCAATCTTGGCTTTATAATCATGTTTGTCGGCTGCTGTTGGACTTTCTGGAACGCCATCGTGACAGATCCTGGATTTGTGCCGAAGGGACAGCAGGATGCGGAAATTAAAGAA GTATTGGAAGATCTTGTGGACGCAGGAAGACTGAATGGGACCAACTTTTGTATCGTGTGCATG GCAAGGAAGCCCTTACGCTCCAAACATTGCAGAACCTGTAATCGATGTGTTGCCAGGTTTGACCA CCATTGTCCTTGGATCTGGAATTGCG TGGGAGCGAAGAACCATCGATCCTTTTTGTTATTTGTGTTATTTTTGATTGGGGGAGTCATTCTCTTTATCAGACTTACTTTTGCCT ACATCCAGCAAAATGCCCCAGAATACATTCCCTCTCCTAATCCAGGATTAACAACGTGTGATATCTCTACCACTCTCTGCCAAGCAGGCGATTTCgatcctttccttctttgtaCGGCGCTTTGGAGTACCCTTCAGCTCACGTGGACGTTTGTTCTGGCAATTTCTCACTTATGGCAAGTCTCCCGGCAAATGACAACGTTTGAAGTATCCAATCTTGGCCGATATGGCTTCATGGGTGGACGAGGGGGACAAAGCTTGAGAGACCAAAGCGGGGCGATGTTAAAGCAGGCCTCAGCTGTCGGGGCGGGCATCGGCATGAGTGGAGCCGGGGAGGACGCCGCTGGGCCCGCGGATGCCGAGGCCGGGCCAGAGGGGAACGCGTTACTCCCCCCGCCTGGGGGACATGTTCATGGACCTCAATGTCGACATGGTAATCATGCTCGTGGCCACAGCCATGGCGTGATGCATATATGCGGAGCTCTTTGGAAGACATTGACAGGACCGCTGATGACTATTTTGGGATTAGATAGGTTTACGAAGGGAAAGGCGTTGGGGGGAATGAAAAAAGCTGGGAGAGATCAGAATCCGTTTGATATGGGCATCGTCAAA AATTGCATAGATTTCTGGTTACCAGATAACGACGTCGACTATATGACTCTTTATGAAATACCTCCAGGAGGTTGGAGGGCTTATAGGCGAAAGCTTGCGATGGATAAGAGAATACCCGGCGGGAAGGGACGATATGAGCTCGTTAGCGAGCAAGAGGTATAG
- a CDS encoding tRNA-dihydrouridine synthase 1, with amino-acid sequence MSAAAQVVNSEEPQSVGEELRTKKQFPTFPAPGKPKHEKLGGYDFYRSIGSPKFVVAPMVDQSELAWRLLSRSPLPPALAGPSETVITPQGKTYIRHPGGAHVCYTPMIHAKVFVDAKGEGGRNGDGQFCLSLDEEGGEGVIGGVEGGDRPLIVQFCANDPDILLAAAKKVEHRCDAVDINFGCPQGIAKRGHYGSFLQDEWELIHKLISTLHENLSVPVTAKFRIFPDLDKTIAYARMMEAAGAQILTCHGRTREMKGQNTGLADWEYIREVKKAVKVPVFANGNILYREDVDRCMEVTGCDGVMSAEGNLSNPAIFMPPEHPHAHPPITMLAHRYLDIVEALDTPTAGSAIKAHLFRLLKPVLDTDEELRVQIATCRWSDGMDGFREIIRDIERRCAPVREALGADWRPPAVDPKTGYRSLPMFAAQPQIRAKPVSTEIGGHEDMVSRPVSPGKDGEDRMFDTPNITTAPASSVPGTVLFSRSHRHTSLGQTERCVHSDCTGVAATRCPTRACITHCRILRAVEAGYTREEAEAEGAKGGLVGMGCDAHEEKVRARKEREARKRKGREMAKEKAKERKKEEKAKAKEEREKSKEKVEMTEEEASFAAGLAVNL; translated from the exons ATGTCTGCAGCTGCTCAAGTCGTCAACAGCGAGGAGCCACAGAGTGTGGGGGAAGAGTTACGGACAAAAAAGCAGTTCCCTACTTTCCCAGCCCCAGGAAAACCAAAGCATGAAAAACTAGGCGGATATGATTTCTACAGATCGATTGGTAGTCCGAAATTTGTGGTGGCTCCTATGGTTGACCAAAGCGAGCTT GCCTGGCGTCTCCTCTCACggtctcctcttcctccagctctGGCAGGTCCATCGGAGACAGTGATAACACCGCAAGGCAAGACGTATATCCGCCATCCCGGTGGTGCCCACGTCTGCTATACGCCTATGATTCACGCCAAAGTGTTTGTGGATgcaaaaggagaaggtggaCGTAATGGAGATGGTCAGTTTTGTCTGAgtttggatgaagaaggcgggGAGGGTGTTATTGGTGGGGTGGAGGGAGGTGACAGGCCTCTCATTGTGCAGTTCTGTGCCAACGATCCCGATATTTTGCTGGCAGCTGCGAAGAAGGTGGAGCATAGGTGTGATGCGGTGGATATCAACTT TGGATGTCCCCAAGGCATTGCTAAACGAGGTCACTATGgctctttcctccaagacGAATGGGAGCTTATACATAAACTTA TCTCTACACTTCACGAGAACCTCTCTGTCCCCGTGACTGCCAAGTTCCGCATCTTCCCCGACCTCGACAAGACCATCGCGTATGCTCGTATGATGGAAGCCGCTGGCGCTCAAATCCTCACCTGCCACGGCCGTACTCGAGAGATGAAGGGCCAGAACACTGGTCTTGCCGATTGGGAATACATCCGCGAAGTGAAAAAAGCTGTCAAGGTGCCTGTCTTCGCGAATGGAAACATACTGTACAGGGAAGATGTGGACCGGTGTATGGAGGTGACAGGTTGCGATGGGGTGATGAGTGCAGAAGGCAACTTGTCCAATCCCGCTATTTTTATGCCCCCCGAACATCCTCACGCCCACCCGCCTATAACGATGCTCGCCCACCGATACCTCGACATTGTGGAAGCGCTTGATACTCCTACCGCAGGAAGCGCTATCAAAGCGCATCTTTTCCGACTTCTCAAACCTGTCCTCGACACGGACGAAGAATTACGCGTGCAGATCGCTACTTGCCGATGGTCTGACGGTATGGACGGTTTCCGCGAGATTATTAGAGATATCGAAAGACGGTGTGCACCTGTTCGTGAAGCTCTCGGAGCTGATTGGAGACCACCTGCTGTTGATCCCAAGACGGGCTATCGATCCCTCCCGATGTTTGCCGCTCAGCCCCAGATCCGTGCGAAACCCGTGTCGACCGAGATTGGGGGCCACGAAGATATGGTATCGCGTCCCGTATCCCCCGGgaaagatggtgaagaCCGTATGTTTGACACACCGAATATCACGACTGCACCGGCGTCTTCCGTCCCCGGTACGGTCCTCTTTTCCCGATCACACCGCCACACGAGTTTGGGTCAGACGGAGCGCTGTGTCCATTCGGACTGTACGGGTGTTGCGGCTACACGGTGTCCTACACGGGCATGTATTACGCATTGCAGGATATTGCGTGCGGTGGAAGCTGGGTATACgagggaagaggctgaAGCGGAGGGTGCAAAGGGGGGGCTGGTTGGGATGGGCTGTGATGCGCATGAGGAGAAAGtgagggcgaggaaggagagggaagcgaGGAAGCGCaaggggagagagatggcaaaggaaaaggcaaaggagaggaagaaggaggaaaaggccaaggcgaaggaggagagagagaagagcaaggaaaaggtggagatgacggaggaagaagcatCGTTTGCAGCCGGGTTGGCCGTAAATTTGTAG
- a CDS encoding arginine N-methyltransferase 2 → MDMDSAHLDPSLLTLAFRLIKAAQAAAPSVLAGLLAEGAPAWFQDDDLGWSCLHYAAERREPECLKVLLQGGAVWNAVDKWGRTAGEICLSLGDEEGWSIIRNEGIRSEMLHHALSGTLSPDATNSIVLRAEDKTSAGDNLVFLKSKLTWDVGKDGKERVLDADGNGVMMGWEEPLMMEHVKRLTEEHPKAKLGAEGMSVLNVGFGLGIVDRLFQGCDPKPSHHTIIEAHPQVLEYIHKKGVHLLPNVRILEGRWQDWLLDGGKVGDVLSGTPDGMGFDAIFVDTFAEGYEDLKAFFEVIPDILDADNGRFSFWNGLGATNPTIYAVSSSLAELHLEDVGLQVEWHDVLIPESMREEVWKGVRRRYWDLPGYRLPIAKMGLN, encoded by the exons ATGGACATGGATTCAGCCCACCTCGATCCTTCCCTGCTCACCCTCGCTTTTCGCCTCATCAAAGCCGCTCAGGCAGCTGCTCCGTCCGTCCTTGCCGGCCTGCTCGCCGAGGGTGCTCCAGCTTGGTTCCAGGACGACGATCTGGGATGGTCATGTCTGCATTATGCCGCCGAGAGGAGAGAGCCAGAGTGTTTGAAAGTTCTGTTGCAAGGTGGGGCCGTATGGAATGCTGTTGACAAGTGGGGAAGGACAGCGGGCGAAATCTGTTTGTCGTTgggcgatgaagaaggatggtcGATCATCAGGAATGAAGGCATTAGAAGTG AAATGTTGCATCATGCCCTTTCTGGTACTTTATCCCCGGACGCCACCAATAGCATCGTGCTTCGAGCAGAGGACAAAACTTCCGCAGGAGATAACCTTGTTTTTCTGAAGAGTAAGCTCACCTGGGATGTTGGAAAGGACGGTAAGGAGAGGGTACTGGATGCAGACGGTAACGG AGTCAtgatgggatgggaagaaccTCTTA TGATGGAACATGTAAAACGTCTTACAGAAGAGCATCCCAAAGCAAAATTAGGAGCCGAAGGCATGTCTGTCCTCAACGTAGGCTTTGGTCTCGGAATC GTCGATCGGTTATTCCAAGGATGTGATCCCAAGCCTTCACATCATACTATCATCGAAGCCCATCCCCAGGTACTGGAATACATCCATAAGAAGGGTGTCCACCTGCTTCCTAACGTCCGGATTCTCGAGGGGAGATGGCAAGACTGGTTGTTAGACGGCGGGAAGGTCGGCGATGTTTTGTCAGGTACACCTGATGGGATGGGCTTCGACGCAATCTTTGTCGATACTTTTGCCGAAGGATACGAAG ACCTTAAGGCCTTCTTTGAAGTTATTCCTGATATCTTGGATGCCGATAACGGCCGTTTCTCTTTCTGGAACGGTCTTGGTGCGACAA ATCCGACCATTTACGCCGTATCATCAAGTCTCGCTGAACTTCACCTTGAAGATGTCGGTCTTCAAGTGGAGTGGCATGACGTGCTTATTCCTGAGAGTATGCGGGAGGAGGTATGGAAGGGCGTAAGGAGGAGATACTGGGATCTGCCTGGGTACAGACTGCCTATTGCTAAGATGGGCTTAAATTag